ATCTGCGTCAGCCAGGAGGTCAAGTCGGCCCACATGTCGTACGTGGACGACAAGCCGATGTGGAACGCGGACGCGAAGAAGACCGGCAAGGCCCGTACCCCGGTGGTGCACAAGAAGGGCTGCCGGGAGATGGAGGGCTGGGCCGCGCTGGACTACTCCCGGCAGCGCTACGGGCTGAAGAACGGCGACTACGACCGCCAGCAGAACCAGCAGCAGCTGATCAAGGCGATGGCCCGTAAGGCCACCGAGAAGGGCATCCTCTCCAACCCGGTCAAGCTGCAACAGCTGACCAAGGCGGCCGGCAAGGCGTTCATCCTCGACACCGGCAAGGCCTCCCTGCCCGACCTGGTCTTCACCATGCGGGGGTCACCGGCAACGAGTTGACCATGCTGCGCACCAACGGCGGCAACTTCCACGGCAACGCCAACGGCCGGGAGACGCTCAGCCCGCAGACCCTGGAGATGTTCCAGGCGGTACGCAGGGACGAGCTGGGCGAGTTCATCTACACCAACCCGGCGATGCTCTCCACCCGGAAGTAGTTTCCCCGAACGCCACTGATCAGGCAGGACGTCTCCGTAGC
Above is a window of Micromonospora yangpuensis DNA encoding:
- a CDS encoding LCP family protein; the protein is MAQTIKKMTGVSFDGAAIINFGGFKSVIDALGTVRICVSQEVKSAHMSYVDDKPMWNADAKKTGKARTPVVHKKGCREMEGWAALDYSRQRYGLKNGDYDRQQNQQQLIKAMARKATEKGILSNPVKLQQLTKAAGKAFILDTGKASLPDLVFTMRGSPATS